In the genome of Capra hircus breed San Clemente chromosome 17, ASM170441v1, whole genome shotgun sequence, one region contains:
- the POP5 gene encoding ribonuclease P/MRP protein subunit POP5: MVRFKHRYLLCEVVSDDPRCRLTLEDRVLGTLVRDTIARVHGTFGAAACSIGFAVRYLNAYTGIVLLRCRKEFYRLVWSALPFITYLENKGHRYPCFLNTLHVGGTIRTCQKFLIQYNRRQLLILLQNCTDEGEREAIQKSVTKSCLLEEESAGEELSDSGGEETAEPME; this comes from the exons ATGGTGCGATTCAAGCATAG GTACCTGCTCTGCGAAGTGGTGTCTGACGACCCCCGCTGCCGCCTGACTCTGGAGGACCGAGTGCTGGGCACCCTGGTACGGGACACGATCGCCCGCGTGCACGGGACTTTCGGTGCTGCCGCCTGTTCCATCGGCTTCGCGG TGCGATACCTCAACGCCTATACCGGAATAGTGCTACTCCGATGCAGGAAGGAATTCTACCGGCTTGTGTGGTCAGCTCTTCCCTTCATTACATACTTGGAGAACAAAGGACACCGCTACCCATGTTTTCTCAACACCTTACACGTGGGAG GTACAATTAGAACATGCCAGAAGTTCCTGATTCAGTACAACAGGAGACAGCTGTTGATCCTGTTGCAGAACTGTACTGATGAAG GAGAGCGGGAGGCTATCCAGAAGTCTGTCACTAAAAGCTGTTTACTAGAGGAGGAGTCCGCTGGGGAGGAGCTTTCCGATAGCGGCGGCGAGGAGACTGCTGAGCCAATGGAGTGA